A single genomic interval of Desulfovibrio sp. JC022 harbors:
- the mrtJ gene encoding JDVT-CTERM system glutamic-type intramembrane protease gives MVYDFFVNRILKGIWYQFKLGAISLTDPIFYLFFSLGFVGLYVPEPDLQLPLKVLFLKALFEEFFFRFLLQEGIDRLLKYRWRLGPLSIANLLASLTFACMHLIHQPAHWALLTFFPSFVFGYIWQRYRSVVSATLIHFAYNAFLFYQFM, from the coding sequence ATGGTTTATGATTTTTTCGTAAATCGAATCTTGAAAGGGATTTGGTATCAGTTCAAATTGGGAGCGATAAGTCTTACCGATCCTATTTTTTATTTATTTTTTTCTTTAGGATTTGTCGGGCTTTATGTCCCCGAGCCGGATCTCCAGCTTCCTTTGAAAGTGTTGTTTCTCAAGGCATTGTTCGAGGAGTTCTTTTTCAGGTTTTTATTGCAGGAAGGAATTGATCGATTACTTAAGTACCGATGGAGACTGGGGCCATTAAGCATAGCGAATCTTTTGGCCTCATTGACTTTTGCATGCATGCATTTGATCCATCAACCTGCACATTGGGCGTTGCTTACTTTTTTTCCTTCTTTTGTTTTTGGGTATATCTGGCAAAGATATCGCAGCGTTGTTTCGGCTACCCTCATCCACTTTGCCTACAACGCATTTTTGTTTTATCAGTTTATGTGA
- a CDS encoding GspE/PulE family protein gives MSSAYDLNLVPREVVDLFLTFPQRNEFIPVEVGDKEIKVLLQNETSLPMADFLAWKMGKNVVSEIVSEEDFFPLLEQALTVWEEESAIESDSDDAEGEDGQDLLGWSHDDAPIVRLVNKTLHQAISTGASDIHFEGQGNGFVVRYRQDGVLKAVKRLDKGLQATVIARIKVMGEMDVAESRKPQDGRIFLKLGQKEVDVRVSTIPTMSGEKAVLRILDRSKNILNLEDLGLKGPDLELFRKVLAQPHGIVLVTGPTGSGKTTSLYAGLSELPRDDKNIVTVEDPVEYQLSGVNQVQVNKAAGMTFATTIRSFLRQDPDIILVGEIRDQETASTAVQASLTGHLVLSTLHTNDAATAVTRMLDMGIEPFLLASSLSLVLGQRLVRVNCKHCSRTVEVSENTYKLFEETEGLPLSQTAGAGCEHCNFTGFSGRRGVYELIPVTEDMRGLIMEVASSDQIKAYAREMGRETMVDHGVRLVKEGVTTLEEVVRVTKL, from the coding sequence TTGAGCAGTGCTTACGATTTGAATTTGGTCCCGCGTGAGGTGGTGGATCTTTTTTTGACATTCCCTCAGCGGAATGAATTTATTCCTGTGGAAGTTGGGGATAAAGAAATTAAGGTTCTTCTCCAGAATGAAACCTCTTTGCCTATGGCTGATTTTTTGGCTTGGAAAATGGGTAAGAATGTAGTTTCTGAAATTGTATCTGAAGAGGATTTTTTTCCTCTGCTTGAGCAGGCTCTCACGGTCTGGGAAGAAGAGAGTGCCATCGAATCTGATTCTGATGATGCCGAGGGCGAAGATGGTCAGGATCTGCTCGGCTGGTCTCATGATGACGCACCCATAGTCAGGCTGGTCAACAAAACCCTGCATCAAGCCATTTCTACCGGAGCCAGTGATATCCATTTTGAAGGACAAGGCAATGGCTTTGTAGTACGCTACCGTCAGGATGGTGTACTTAAGGCTGTAAAGCGGCTGGATAAAGGTCTTCAGGCTACTGTTATCGCCCGTATTAAAGTTATGGGGGAAATGGACGTTGCGGAAAGCCGCAAGCCGCAGGACGGACGTATTTTTCTCAAACTCGGACAGAAGGAAGTTGATGTCCGTGTTTCCACCATCCCGACCATGAGCGGTGAAAAAGCTGTTCTGCGTATTCTGGATCGTTCCAAAAACATTCTCAACCTTGAAGATCTCGGCCTTAAAGGCCCTGACCTTGAACTTTTCAGGAAGGTTCTGGCCCAGCCTCACGGTATTGTGCTTGTTACCGGTCCCACCGGTTCCGGTAAAACCACCAGTCTTTACGCCGGGCTCAGTGAGCTTCCGCGCGATGACAAGAACATTGTAACTGTTGAAGATCCGGTGGAATACCAGCTCTCCGGGGTCAATCAGGTGCAGGTTAACAAGGCTGCGGGCATGACTTTTGCCACCACAATCCGCTCTTTCCTCAGGCAGGACCCGGATATTATTCTGGTTGGTGAAATCCGAGATCAGGAGACAGCCAGCACCGCAGTACAGGCTTCACTTACCGGTCACCTTGTGCTTTCCACCCTGCATACCAATGATGCAGCCACGGCCGTGACCAGGATGCTCGACATGGGTATTGAGCCTTTCTTGCTTGCTTCTTCCCTTTCTCTTGTTCTCGGTCAGCGTCTGGTGCGCGTCAATTGTAAGCATTGTTCCAGAACGGTGGAAGTTTCCGAGAACACCTATAAGCTTTTTGAGGAAACAGAAGGACTGCCTCTCTCGCAGACAGCCGGGGCCGGGTGTGAGCATTGCAACTTCACCGGGTTCAGCGGGCGGCGCGGTGTTTATGAGCTTATCCCGGTCACCGAGGATATGCGCGGCCTGATCATGGAGGTTGCCTCTTCCGATCAGATCAAGGCCTACGCCAGGGAAATGGGCCGCGAAACCATGGTCGACCACGGCGTCCGCCTTGTGAAAGAGGGTGTAACCACCCTTGAAGAAGTGGTCAGGGTTACCAAGCTCTAG
- the wecB gene encoding non-hydrolyzing UDP-N-acetylglucosamine 2-epimerase, producing MKKVFLVAGARPNLMKVAPIFRAARNIDSIQCEMVYTGQHYDRQMSQVFFEDLDIPKPKFNMGKSTGTHAEQTGAIMIAFEKMCMEEKPDLVVVVGDVNSTLACSVTARKLHIPVAHVEAGLRSGDMDMPEEINRMVTDSISNLFFTTEDHGRENLLREGKSADDVFHVGNVMIDNLFHNVDRLGPEVVTDYQSRELKEKVGRYGFMTMHRPSNVDKREVLEGIVEALNKIAEELPLLFPIHPRTEKMMAQFGISFSENVHTFPPLSFRESLYLWKDAQVVITDSGGLQEETTALGVPCVTVRKNTERPVTIEQGTNVLAGISGENILRETEAALKKTGNPAPKIDGWDGHASERIWKVLVDFLG from the coding sequence ATGAAAAAAGTATTTCTTGTTGCTGGGGCTAGACCCAACCTGATGAAAGTTGCGCCGATTTTTCGTGCTGCGAGGAACATTGATTCCATTCAGTGCGAGATGGTCTATACCGGACAGCATTACGATCGCCAGATGTCACAGGTCTTTTTTGAAGATCTGGATATTCCCAAACCCAAGTTCAATATGGGCAAATCCACCGGAACCCATGCGGAACAGACCGGGGCGATTATGATTGCTTTCGAGAAGATGTGCATGGAAGAGAAGCCTGATCTTGTTGTGGTGGTGGGCGATGTAAACTCCACTCTGGCCTGCTCTGTGACTGCGCGTAAATTGCATATCCCTGTGGCTCACGTTGAAGCCGGATTGCGTAGTGGCGATATGGACATGCCCGAAGAAATTAATCGCATGGTTACTGATTCCATCAGTAACTTGTTTTTTACCACTGAAGATCATGGCCGGGAAAACCTGCTTCGCGAAGGCAAGAGTGCGGATGATGTTTTTCATGTGGGTAACGTGATGATCGACAATCTTTTTCATAATGTGGACCGTCTGGGACCGGAAGTTGTTACCGATTATCAGAGCCGGGAATTGAAGGAGAAAGTTGGTCGTTATGGATTCATGACCATGCACCGTCCCTCCAATGTTGATAAGCGTGAGGTTCTGGAAGGGATTGTTGAGGCTTTGAACAAGATTGCCGAAGAATTGCCTCTGTTGTTCCCCATCCATCCTCGTACCGAAAAGATGATGGCTCAGTTCGGGATTTCATTTTCTGAGAATGTACATACCTTCCCGCCCCTTTCTTTTAGAGAATCCCTGTATCTGTGGAAAGATGCGCAGGTGGTAATTACCGACAGCGGCGGATTGCAGGAAGAAACAACTGCGCTGGGTGTTCCCTGCGTGACAGTGCGTAAGAATACTGAACGCCCGGTGACTATTGAACAGGGTACCAATGTGCTGGCTGGAATTTCCGGAGAAAATATTTTGCGTGAAACCGAGGCAGCCCTTAAAAAGACAGGTAATCCGGCTCCGAAAATCGACGGCTGGGATGGTCATGCTTCAGAGCGCATCTGGAAAGTTCTGGTGGATTTTCTAGGTTGA
- a CDS encoding mechanosensitive ion channel family protein — MKSCLRYLFFMLAISMLLAQQGLASNIFPLEPPDTSSPRATLTSFIHYTDKLYEAATAAEEDIFLAREFLQRAERCFDFSKVPPTLVSDVSIESVLRLREILDRIELPDMADVPDKYEVKKHKILLWRIPHTEITIGRCPDGPRMGAYLITPETVRRLEEYYNEVDHLPYRGDKGDEYTGFYEQYIYSSGWMIPDGFLKKLPEWMKGGYLGQAVWQWIALALIVILGGSSLWGFWLWHRAQKNRSRKWSWRLERLLFPLYAMLVCIVIEYIVDDQINITGDVLSVVTMLMELIFAVFAGVAIIIGGDVLMRGILVTAKVKEEALDADVIKLGCRLGSFVLVFVLFYNVGSYFGIPVTAIFASAGIAGMAIALAARETLANFFGGVSIFMDRPFRAGDYIVLDNGDRGEVKAVGMRSTKIQTRDDIMITIPNSVITNGKVVNQSRPHPHFRVRIKLGVAYGSDVDRVEEILMELAENNGLAISNPEPRVRFRRFGESSLEFELLCWAARPHDRGRLIHTLSRDIYKRFNKEGIVMPFPQQDVYLHKAED, encoded by the coding sequence ATGAAATCCTGCCTGCGTTACTTGTTCTTCATGTTGGCCATTTCAATGCTGCTGGCCCAGCAGGGGCTGGCTTCCAATATTTTCCCGTTGGAACCGCCGGATACATCCAGCCCGAGGGCGACTCTTACAAGTTTTATCCACTACACGGATAAGCTTTATGAGGCGGCAACAGCGGCTGAGGAAGATATTTTTCTTGCCAGAGAGTTTTTACAGCGAGCTGAACGCTGTTTTGATTTCAGTAAAGTTCCCCCAACTCTGGTCTCTGATGTCAGTATTGAATCAGTTTTGCGTTTGCGGGAGATACTTGATCGTATTGAACTGCCGGACATGGCCGATGTCCCGGATAAGTATGAAGTTAAGAAGCATAAAATTCTACTCTGGCGAATCCCGCACACTGAGATAACTATAGGGCGTTGCCCTGATGGTCCGCGTATGGGCGCATATTTGATCACCCCTGAAACAGTGCGCCGGCTGGAAGAATATTACAATGAAGTGGATCATTTACCCTATCGTGGCGACAAAGGGGATGAATATACCGGATTTTATGAGCAGTATATATATTCTTCCGGTTGGATGATCCCGGATGGTTTTTTAAAAAAATTGCCTGAGTGGATGAAGGGCGGCTATCTGGGGCAGGCTGTCTGGCAATGGATAGCTCTTGCGTTGATCGTTATTCTTGGAGGCTCAAGTTTGTGGGGATTCTGGCTTTGGCACCGGGCTCAGAAAAATAGGTCCCGCAAGTGGAGTTGGCGTTTGGAAAGGTTGCTTTTTCCTCTTTATGCCATGCTGGTCTGCATTGTTATTGAATACATTGTTGACGACCAGATCAATATTACCGGGGACGTTCTTTCCGTTGTGACCATGCTGATGGAGTTGATTTTTGCAGTTTTTGCAGGTGTTGCCATCATTATCGGTGGCGACGTGCTTATGCGCGGGATACTTGTTACTGCAAAGGTGAAAGAAGAAGCACTTGATGCCGACGTGATTAAGCTTGGATGCCGGCTGGGTTCATTTGTTCTGGTTTTTGTTCTTTTCTATAATGTTGGCAGTTACTTTGGTATCCCTGTTACGGCAATTTTTGCTTCAGCAGGTATTGCCGGTATGGCCATTGCTTTAGCGGCCCGCGAGACTCTGGCGAATTTTTTCGGCGGTGTTTCTATTTTTATGGACCGTCCATTCAGGGCCGGTGATTACATTGTGCTTGATAATGGAGACCGCGGTGAGGTCAAGGCTGTGGGAATGCGCAGCACAAAGATACAGACCCGTGACGACATCATGATTACCATTCCCAACTCGGTTATCACCAACGGCAAGGTGGTCAACCAGAGCAGGCCTCATCCTCATTTCAGAGTGCGTATTAAGCTTGGTGTGGCCTATGGTTCAGACGTAGACCGGGTGGAAGAAATTCTCATGGAGCTGGCGGAAAATAACGGGCTTGCCATTTCAAATCCTGAACCAAGGGTCAGATTTCGCAGATTCGGTGAATCATCCCTGGAGTTCGAGTTGCTTTGCTGGGCAGCCCGTCCTCATGACCGGGGCCGGCTTATCCATACACTCAGTCGGGATATTTACAAGCGTTTTAATAAAGAGGGGATTGTCATGCCCTTTCCGCAACAGGATGTGTACTTGCATAAAGCAGAGGATTGA
- the radA gene encoding DNA repair protein RadA — MKTKDVFVCTNCGAQALKWQGQCPRCGEWNTLQEKVVVRRKGGVSHAPANALAVPLSEIPIEHTEARSTGFKPLDTVLGKGFVPGGAVLVGGEPGIGKSTLLLQLAAEQCRMGNNAVYFSGEESLAQIRGRADRLGVLQSGLLAVASTNAEEALSILEAPDKPDLMIVDSVQTLTSPRADGIPGSVSQVRAVSSELVEAAKKTSTTLVIVGHVTKDGQIAGPKLLEHMVDTVLYLEGDRKHMMRIMRVLKNRFGPSDELVVFSMREAGMEIVEDPSTLFLGDRDDSCSGAAVVMAMDGHKPFAVEVQALASRTVLSIPRRTALGFDTNRLNLILAVLEKRLNLNLGQLDIYAKIGGGLAMRDPGLDLGVVAAVLSSFYDRPLQPGAVFWGEVDLNGRIRPASGGDTRLKQAKRLGYGPIYQSETCRTLDELQNKLFGPE, encoded by the coding sequence ATGAAAACTAAAGATGTTTTTGTTTGTACTAATTGCGGGGCGCAGGCTTTAAAATGGCAGGGCCAGTGTCCTCGCTGCGGCGAGTGGAACACTTTGCAGGAAAAGGTTGTGGTGCGTCGCAAGGGCGGAGTGAGCCATGCTCCTGCAAATGCTCTGGCAGTTCCGCTTTCCGAGATTCCCATTGAGCATACTGAGGCCCGTTCTACCGGGTTCAAGCCTCTTGATACCGTGCTGGGTAAAGGATTCGTTCCGGGCGGTGCCGTGCTTGTGGGCGGGGAACCGGGCATTGGTAAATCTACTTTGTTGCTGCAACTGGCGGCGGAACAATGCCGCATGGGCAACAATGCCGTTTATTTTTCAGGCGAAGAATCACTGGCTCAGATCCGGGGCAGAGCAGACCGTCTGGGCGTGCTGCAATCCGGCCTGTTGGCGGTGGCTTCCACAAATGCAGAAGAAGCTCTTTCCATTCTGGAAGCACCGGACAAGCCGGATTTGATGATTGTGGATTCGGTGCAGACTCTGACTTCGCCTCGTGCGGATGGCATTCCGGGCAGCGTCAGTCAGGTGCGGGCGGTTTCCTCGGAGCTGGTTGAAGCAGCCAAGAAAACCAGTACTACATTGGTTATCGTAGGGCATGTGACCAAAGATGGGCAGATTGCCGGGCCGAAGCTGCTGGAGCACATGGTCGATACGGTTCTGTATCTTGAGGGTGACCGCAAGCATATGATGCGCATTATGCGGGTGCTTAAAAACAGGTTCGGCCCCAGTGATGAACTTGTGGTTTTTTCCATGCGCGAAGCAGGTATGGAGATCGTGGAAGATCCTTCAACTCTTTTTCTCGGCGACCGGGATGATTCCTGTTCCGGGGCTGCGGTGGTCATGGCCATGGACGGGCATAAGCCTTTTGCCGTGGAAGTGCAGGCTCTTGCCAGCCGGACTGTTTTGTCCATTCCGCGTCGTACCGCGCTGGGCTTTGATACCAACAGATTAAACCTGATTCTGGCAGTTCTGGAAAAACGGCTCAATTTGAACTTGGGTCAGCTGGATATTTATGCCAAGATCGGCGGCGGCCTGGCCATGCGTGACCCCGGACTTGATCTGGGTGTGGTGGCCGCAGTGCTGTCCTCGTTTTATGATCGTCCATTACAGCCCGGAGCAGTTTTCTGGGGTGAGGTGGACTTGAATGGTCGCATCAGGCCTGCATCAGGCGGGGACACTCGTCTCAAGCAGGCTAAAAGGCTCGGCTACGGACCTATTTATCAGTCCGAGACCTGTCGCACTTTAGATGAATTGCAAAATAAACTTTTTGGTCCTGAATAG
- a CDS encoding glycosyltransferase family 9 protein, with the protein MKDISSINPKKILVCQLRQIGDVVLATPSVSLLHKRYPHAEIHVLTEDKCTQVFDNNPAVSHIWAINKKELRNPFKALSFYWKVGRAGYDLIVDFQQLPRCRWVVLFSDAPVKLAEMPPWYNRWLYTHWPQSIPDGYAAMYKAGVLKPLGINWNSECPKIFVSDEERAEAKSCLKSLGVADEEPLITIDASHRRHTRKWPEEYYGRLIRLISEKRPQFKFYLLYGPGEKDVALKVREESGVADKCVMVEKPGSLRIMAALIERAVLHIGNCSAPRHFAVAVGTQSIVMPGSSGSWVFPSPEHEEVVAGLDCEPCGRESCDRGDLACLTKVMPEDVLLRVLDRV; encoded by the coding sequence GTGAAAGATATATCATCAATTAATCCAAAGAAGATACTTGTTTGCCAGTTGCGTCAGATCGGTGATGTGGTTTTGGCAACTCCTTCTGTCTCCCTGCTTCATAAAAGATATCCCCATGCTGAAATTCATGTTCTGACAGAAGATAAGTGTACGCAGGTATTTGATAACAATCCGGCAGTCAGCCATATTTGGGCCATAAATAAGAAGGAATTACGTAACCCGTTCAAGGCCTTATCTTTTTATTGGAAAGTAGGTCGGGCTGGATATGATTTGATTGTCGATTTTCAGCAGCTTCCCCGTTGTCGCTGGGTGGTGCTTTTCAGCGATGCCCCGGTCAAGCTTGCCGAGATGCCGCCGTGGTATAATCGCTGGCTGTATACCCATTGGCCCCAGTCCATACCGGACGGTTATGCCGCCATGTATAAGGCCGGTGTGCTTAAGCCTCTGGGAATTAATTGGAATTCCGAGTGTCCTAAAATTTTTGTTTCTGATGAAGAACGGGCTGAAGCAAAGTCCTGCCTGAAGTCATTGGGTGTTGCTGATGAAGAACCGCTGATAACTATTGATGCTTCTCACAGACGGCATACTCGTAAGTGGCCAGAAGAATATTATGGCAGACTGATCCGTTTAATTTCTGAAAAACGGCCCCAATTCAAATTCTATCTGCTTTACGGTCCCGGTGAAAAAGATGTTGCCCTTAAGGTAAGGGAAGAATCCGGAGTGGCCGATAAGTGTGTCATGGTTGAGAAGCCGGGCTCATTGAGAATTATGGCGGCCCTGATTGAGCGGGCAGTATTGCATATCGGGAATTGCTCCGCTCCAAGGCATTTTGCCGTCGCTGTTGGAACTCAGAGTATTGTTATGCCCGGTTCGTCCGGAAGCTGGGTTTTTCCTTCTCCTGAGCACGAGGAGGTTGTGGCAGGACTTGACTGTGAGCCGTGTGGCCGGGAAAGTTGTGACCGTGGTGACTTGGCTTGTCTGACAAAGGTTATGCCGGAAGATGTGCTTTTAAGGGTTTTAGATAGGGTTTAA
- the gspD gene encoding type II secretion system secretin GspD: protein MALNMLKNFCRFFVALVLSMVLMVSVAVAQPEGGDSVHANLESISLVEFIKFVGRYTGRNIVFQKGALPGSHISIYAGQSLTEPELMAVFQQVLTGAGFHAVTRDNVTYVLPMRDAKLISPDIKASPSQGKGEEIITSVFQLEGKMVPAKVQSVLSQVSSRIGQVTPVPMADAVMVRDLQSNVNKMKKLLGILKRAGAQQESALIELEKTSSKTVASKLTSFYKKLSTSGKTGTPPVIESLDWANSLLVSGSNDQISTIKSLISRLDKGSESYSKMKIYRLHNIEAVVAGDVLKSLVTGGGIPSSGSSKDSGKDSKSGSTASSKSSASDASTSSSGNSDEIQVSADETTNTLIVMASADQLPQIDNFVEQLDQAQDQVYIEALVLETKLDNAKEFGVEWQGGIDMGGSVATLGYTKTKDSALPAYGTNPSSVPGGYSMGVLGDTISYAGKSFPSIGALVNFTKSATDFNLISAPQIMTLDNAEAEIFVGENRPYKTGESTTTGSGVVSTYSYKDVGIKLKITPRINREDGLIKLKVYQTYNTVSSASTTDLPITNDRITDTTVLLADGSTMVIGGLIQSDKTHTEAGVPYLSDLPLLGWLFKTTTNSGNKNTLMVFLSARIIQTTEGLEALSKAKMDKYRSQRKRFENFINEEFNTIGSDSKESEDVTSSMSDG from the coding sequence ATGGCGCTTAATATGCTGAAGAATTTTTGTAGATTTTTTGTGGCTTTGGTTTTGTCCATGGTGCTTATGGTCTCTGTTGCCGTGGCCCAGCCAGAGGGGGGCGACTCTGTTCATGCCAACCTTGAAAGTATTTCCCTTGTTGAATTCATCAAATTCGTAGGGCGTTATACCGGCAGGAATATTGTTTTCCAGAAAGGGGCCTTGCCCGGGTCGCATATCAGCATTTATGCCGGACAGTCTCTGACTGAACCGGAGCTCATGGCTGTTTTTCAACAGGTTTTGACAGGTGCTGGATTTCATGCGGTCACTAGAGATAACGTGACTTATGTGTTGCCGATGCGGGATGCAAAATTAATTTCTCCTGATATCAAGGCTTCGCCTTCGCAGGGTAAGGGTGAAGAGATAATTACCTCTGTTTTTCAGCTTGAAGGTAAAATGGTTCCGGCTAAGGTGCAAAGTGTGCTTTCGCAGGTTTCGTCCCGTATAGGTCAGGTTACCCCTGTTCCCATGGCTGATGCGGTTATGGTCCGTGATCTACAGAGTAATGTTAATAAAATGAAAAAGCTGTTGGGGATTTTGAAGCGTGCCGGTGCCCAGCAGGAATCAGCATTGATTGAGCTTGAAAAGACAAGTTCCAAGACCGTGGCCAGTAAACTGACATCGTTTTATAAAAAACTTTCTACTTCCGGAAAGACCGGAACGCCTCCTGTTATTGAGTCTCTGGATTGGGCTAATAGTTTGCTCGTGTCGGGGAGTAATGATCAAATTTCTACCATCAAGAGTCTTATTTCCAGACTGGACAAGGGCAGCGAATCCTATTCAAAAATGAAAATTTACAGGTTGCATAACATTGAGGCCGTTGTTGCCGGAGATGTTTTGAAGAGCCTTGTTACCGGCGGAGGAATACCTTCTTCCGGTAGTTCTAAAGATAGTGGAAAAGATTCCAAGTCCGGATCAACTGCTTCTTCTAAGAGTTCCGCATCTGATGCTTCCACATCGTCTTCCGGCAATTCAGATGAAATTCAAGTTTCTGCCGATGAAACCACCAACACTTTGATTGTTATGGCCAGTGCCGATCAATTGCCGCAGATTGATAATTTTGTTGAGCAGTTGGATCAGGCGCAGGATCAGGTTTATATTGAAGCCTTGGTTCTGGAAACAAAACTGGATAACGCCAAGGAATTCGGAGTGGAATGGCAGGGTGGAATTGATATGGGAGGGAGTGTTGCCACTTTAGGTTATACGAAAACTAAAGACAGTGCTCTTCCGGCCTATGGAACTAATCCTTCCAGTGTACCCGGTGGATATTCCATGGGGGTGCTGGGTGATACCATCTCATATGCAGGCAAGAGTTTCCCGTCAATTGGGGCCTTAGTAAACTTCACAAAATCTGCAACTGATTTTAATCTCATTTCTGCGCCCCAGATAATGACTTTGGACAACGCTGAGGCAGAGATATTCGTCGGTGAAAACAGGCCATATAAAACTGGCGAAAGTACCACCACCGGCAGTGGCGTTGTTTCCACCTACTCGTACAAAGATGTTGGTATTAAACTTAAGATTACACCCAGAATCAACCGTGAAGACGGACTGATCAAATTAAAAGTATATCAGACTTATAATACTGTTTCTTCTGCCAGTACCACTGATTTACCCATTACTAATGACCGCATAACTGATACTACGGTTCTGCTTGCTGATGGTTCAACCATGGTTATCGGCGGGTTGATTCAAAGTGATAAAACTCATACCGAAGCCGGAGTTCCCTATCTTTCTGATTTGCCTTTGCTGGGATGGCTGTTCAAAACCACCACTAACAGTGGCAATAAAAACACTTTGATGGTTTTTCTTTCCGCACGGATAATTCAGACCACCGAGGGGCTTGAGGCCTTGAGTAAGGCCAAGATGGATAAGTACAGGAGTCAGCGTAAGCGGTTTGAAAATTTTATTAATGAAGAATTTAATACCATCGGAAGCGATTCCAAAGAATCCGAAGATGTTACTTCGTCCATGTCTGATGGTTAG
- a CDS encoding 3-oxoacyl-ACP synthase III family protein — translation MNSFINNIEYYLPEHTIDCHELDRIKPHWHVRNSLPKTGVRYLHHSEKDETTLQMAHKAASKILEGLSEDEQPDTLIVCTQTPDQLLPHVSACLQHELGLPSSTKCFDVSLGCSGYCYGLSIAYGYMAAGISERVLFVTVDNYSKAIDPENKTSFLIFSDGAAATIIDKPTAAPSFLFGTDGSRSESIRCLNTGISVVTGKKADTPIARPDMQMDGFKVFQFTVKTIPDEIRKLAEQAGTGMEGIDLFVFHQASNKVLESLADKLDIPEDKMIMDLYEVGNTTSSTIPIALKRAEKSGKLRRGDTIMLFGFGIGLSWSGTVLKY, via the coding sequence ATGAACAGCTTTATCAATAATATAGAATACTATCTTCCAGAGCATACAATTGACTGCCACGAGCTGGATAGAATCAAACCGCACTGGCATGTACGCAACTCACTCCCCAAAACCGGAGTGCGCTACCTGCACCATTCCGAAAAAGATGAAACAACCTTGCAGATGGCACATAAGGCCGCGTCAAAAATTCTGGAAGGTCTTTCCGAGGATGAGCAACCGGACACCTTGATCGTCTGTACTCAGACCCCGGACCAACTTTTGCCCCATGTCTCAGCCTGCTTGCAGCATGAGCTGGGACTTCCGTCATCAACCAAGTGCTTTGATGTAAGCCTCGGTTGCAGCGGATACTGCTATGGCCTCTCCATTGCTTACGGGTACATGGCTGCCGGAATTTCTGAGCGAGTACTTTTCGTAACCGTGGATAATTACTCCAAAGCTATTGACCCTGAGAATAAGACTTCTTTCCTTATTTTTTCAGACGGAGCAGCAGCGACAATTATCGATAAGCCCACGGCTGCACCCTCATTCCTTTTCGGGACTGACGGAAGCCGCAGCGAATCAATACGCTGTCTTAACACCGGAATCAGCGTTGTCACCGGAAAGAAAGCCGACACTCCAATCGCAAGACCGGATATGCAAATGGATGGTTTCAAAGTTTTTCAATTCACAGTAAAAACCATTCCCGACGAAATCAGAAAGCTGGCCGAACAGGCCGGAACAGGCATGGAAGGAATTGATCTTTTTGTATTCCATCAGGCCAGCAACAAGGTTCTTGAATCACTTGCCGACAAACTGGACATTCCGGAAGATAAGATGATCATGGATCTGTACGAGGTAGGGAACACCACTTCCTCCACCATCCCCATCGCCCTTAAGCGGGCAGAGAAAAGCGGCAAACTTCGCCGGGGAGACACAATCATGCTCTTCGGTTTCGGGATCGGCCTGAGCTGGTCAGGAACAGTGCTCAAATATTAA
- the cysC gene encoding adenylyl-sulfate kinase — MSKEKKNIKKFRGEVSRQNREYRNKHRAAVFWFTGLSGSGKSTIAHAVEKELFDSMMRVYVFDGDNVRHGLCADLSFSPTARTENIRRIAEVSKLFVENSTVCLCAFISPLLSDRQMARDVIGENDFYEIFITCPLAICEDRDVKGYYKLAREGKIKNYTGISAPYEVPEHPDLIVETDKETLEESVARVKEFILEKVKL; from the coding sequence ATGAGTAAAGAGAAAAAGAATATTAAGAAGTTTAGGGGAGAGGTTTCCCGTCAAAACAGGGAATATCGGAATAAGCACAGAGCTGCTGTTTTCTGGTTTACTGGTCTTTCAGGATCGGGAAAATCCACTATTGCTCATGCAGTGGAAAAGGAGCTTTTTGATTCTATGATGCGGGTGTATGTTTTTGACGGAGACAATGTTCGTCACGGTTTATGTGCGGATTTGAGTTTCTCTCCTACTGCTCGGACTGAAAATATTCGACGTATCGCAGAAGTGTCAAAGCTGTTTGTTGAAAACAGCACAGTATGCCTCTGCGCTTTTATTTCTCCCTTGCTTAGTGACAGGCAAATGGCTCGAGATGTTATAGGTGAGAATGATTTTTATGAAATATTCATCACCTGCCCCCTTGCTATTTGCGAGGATCGGGATGTGAAAGGATACTACAAGCTGGCCAGAGAGGGTAAAATTAAAAATTATACCGGAATCTCAGCACCATATGAAGTTCCTGAACATCCTGACCTTATTGTGGAAACTGATAAGGAAACGCTTGAAGAATCCGTGGCGAGGGTGAAAGAATTTATTCTGGAAAAAGTGAAGCTTTAG